A region from the Desulfitobacterium dehalogenans ATCC 51507 genome encodes:
- a CDS encoding permease prefix domain 1-containing protein, with protein MRKNEDDLENKVSAYIDALFAGVGASQQLFDLKEEIATSLKEKTLDYKNRGISEEQAFKEAIVSLGDLSGLVAEMRQIGQDEAKQAVYSTMAARISLAGIIAGSLIILFGFFNIAMLYFMKLDAVSVSGSGIFIVAGGALLAYSLLTMETRSRYGMNKVRAGLYALSVGLMLFGMFSAVVTGLATGKLFIAITSLIVFFLLGFGVFLFLILTGSDRRKGH; from the coding sequence ATGAGAAAGAATGAAGATGATTTGGAAAACAAAGTCTCAGCCTATATTGATGCTTTATTCGCAGGAGTTGGAGCAAGCCAGCAGCTCTTTGATTTGAAAGAAGAAATAGCTACCAGTCTTAAAGAGAAAACCTTGGACTACAAAAACCGGGGAATAAGTGAAGAGCAAGCCTTTAAGGAAGCTATCGTGTCCTTAGGGGATTTGAGCGGTTTGGTGGCGGAGATGCGGCAGATTGGTCAGGATGAAGCGAAGCAAGCCGTTTATTCCACTATGGCGGCAAGAATTTCCCTCGCCGGAATCATAGCAGGCTCATTAATAATTTTGTTTGGATTTTTTAATATTGCTATGTTATACTTCATGAAGCTGGATGCTGTTAGTGTATCAGGGTCAGGAATATTCATCGTTGCAGGGGGAGCTCTATTAGCTTATAGCCTGCTGACCATGGAAACTCGCAGCAGGTACGGGATGAATAAGGTAAGAGCGGGGCTTTATGCTTTGTCTGTCGGGCTTATGCTCTTTGGTATGTTTTCAGCCGTGGTTACCGGATTGGCTACGGGTAAACTATTTATTGCCATAACTTCATTGATTGTGTTTTTTCTCCTAGGCTTTGGAGTGTTCTTGTTTTTGATTTTGACCGGATCGGATCGCCGTAAAGGACATTGA
- a CDS encoding methyl-accepting chemotaxis protein, which produces MEDTNTSIHEAHGRIQRQVERIDETIEVTNDLNTNTQKIDELINTIKQISDQTNLLALNAAIEAARAGEAGRGFAVVADEVRKLAERSKQSIQFIQQLVANIKQTNHRTVPLLHFLAGEIKDMDEIINKILNSSTINQTEAKSISEALSRVTKISEQLTNEFIAFSF; this is translated from the coding sequence ATGGAAGATACAAACACAAGTATCCATGAAGCTCATGGCCGAATCCAGAGGCAAGTAGAGCGTATCGACGAAACTATTGAGGTTACCAATGATCTTAATACCAATACCCAAAAAATTGATGAACTGATTAATACGATTAAACAAATATCGGACCAGACCAATCTACTGGCGCTCAACGCGGCCATTGAAGCAGCCCGTGCAGGAGAAGCGGGGAGAGGCTTCGCCGTCGTTGCCGATGAAGTAAGGAAATTGGCGGAGAGAAGCAAACAATCCATCCAATTCATCCAGCAGCTGGTTGCCAATATAAAACAAACCAATCATCGTACCGTCCCGCTGCTCCATTTCTTAGCCGGAGAAATTAAGGACATGGATGAGATTATTAACAAGATACTCAATAGCTCCACAATCAATCAAACTGAGGCAAAATCCATATCCGAAGCCTTGAGTCGCGTTACGAAGATCAGTGAACAGCTGACCAATGAGTTTATAGCCTTTAGTTTCTAA
- a CDS encoding flavodoxin family protein, which yields MKVIAVNGGPRKQWNTATLLHKALEGAQSVGAETEMFHLYELNYKGLDLPNISLPQIPISLTTTPTMKPPDLMSNIKRRCAKSDSLRIAGKPLN from the coding sequence ATGAAGGTTATTGCTGTCAATGGAGGCCCCCGCAAGCAATGGAATACAGCTACATTATTGCATAAAGCTCTTGAGGGAGCGCAATCTGTAGGTGCCGAAACAGAAATGTTTCATCTTTATGAGCTGAATTATAAAGGATTGGATCTTCCGAATATCTCCTTGCCACAGATACCTATCAGTTTGACAACTACTCCGACTATGAAGCCTCCCGATTTAATGAGCAACATAAAGCGCAGGTGCGCAAAGAGCGATTCCCTCAGGATTGCCGGAAAGCCTTTGAACTAG
- a CDS encoding ACT domain-containing protein: MSLEPTRETSNRVIISILGKDQIGIIAWLTGRLAEKSINVLDLSQTILQGFFTMIMIVDVTQSTASSLADLTKQLQSEGEARGLKVNVQHEDIFEFMHRV; this comes from the coding sequence ATGAGCTTAGAACCAACCCGTGAAACGTCCAACCGCGTGATTATTTCCATCTTAGGCAAGGATCAAATAGGAATTATTGCCTGGCTGACAGGGCGATTGGCTGAAAAATCCATCAATGTCCTGGATCTCAGTCAAACCATTCTCCAGGGCTTTTTCACGATGATTATGATCGTGGATGTTACTCAATCCACAGCCTCCTCCTTAGCCGATCTCACCAAGCAATTGCAAAGCGAGGGAGAAGCCCGAGGCTTAAAGGTCAATGTCCAGCATGAAGATATTTTCGAATTCATGCATCGAGTATAG
- a CDS encoding PFL family protein, with protein sequence MHLAPHEILQTIEMVENENLDIRTITMGISLLNCAGDDIQQVEQKIYDKITRQAEHLVGVGESLAARYGIPIVNKRVSVTPVALLGSNFNPEEMVRLAKALDRAAKTVGINFLGGFSALVQKGLTKGDRSLIEAIPQALAETEFVCSSVNIGSTKSGINMDAVLKMGEVVLDSARRTADQDGIAAAKLVVFCNAPEDNPFMAGAFHGVGEPEAVINVGVSGPGVVAHAVKKSPQADLGELANLIKRTAFKITRMGELIGREASQALNVPFGIVDLSLAPTPAIGDSVAEILENMGLERCGAHGTTAALALLNDAVKKGGAMASSHVGGLSGAFIPVSEDAGMIEAVEVGALSIEKLEAMTCVCSVGLDMIAIPGDVEAETIAGIIADEAAIGMINKKTTAVRVIPAIGKKVGDRVEFGGLLGSAPVIKVNPFSSREFIRRGGRIPAPITSLSN encoded by the coding sequence ATGCATCTGGCTCCTCATGAAATACTTCAAACCATTGAAATGGTGGAAAATGAGAATTTAGATATCCGTACCATCACCATGGGCATAAGTCTGTTGAACTGTGCCGGAGACGATATTCAACAGGTGGAACAAAAAATCTATGATAAAATTACCCGCCAAGCTGAGCATTTAGTCGGTGTAGGGGAAAGCTTAGCCGCTCGTTATGGCATTCCTATTGTCAATAAAAGAGTCTCAGTAACTCCGGTGGCTCTCTTAGGCTCCAACTTTAATCCCGAAGAAATGGTCCGTTTGGCCAAAGCCTTAGACAGAGCAGCCAAGACGGTGGGGATTAACTTCTTGGGAGGTTTTTCTGCCCTCGTTCAAAAAGGCTTAACCAAGGGAGACCGCTCCTTGATCGAAGCGATTCCCCAAGCTTTGGCGGAGACAGAATTTGTTTGCTCCTCGGTAAATATCGGTTCCACCAAATCCGGAATCAATATGGATGCTGTGTTGAAGATGGGAGAAGTCGTCCTGGACAGTGCCCGCCGGACAGCGGATCAGGATGGCATCGCTGCCGCCAAACTCGTTGTTTTCTGCAATGCGCCTGAAGATAATCCCTTTATGGCCGGAGCCTTTCACGGGGTGGGAGAACCGGAGGCGGTCATCAATGTGGGGGTCAGCGGCCCCGGTGTCGTTGCCCATGCTGTTAAGAAAAGCCCCCAGGCAGATTTGGGAGAACTGGCCAACCTTATTAAGCGCACGGCCTTCAAGATTACCCGTATGGGTGAATTGATCGGTCGAGAAGCCTCCCAAGCCTTGAATGTTCCCTTTGGCATTGTGGATCTTTCCTTAGCCCCTACGCCAGCGATTGGGGACAGTGTGGCGGAAATCCTTGAGAATATGGGACTGGAGCGCTGCGGCGCTCATGGCACCACGGCGGCCTTAGCCTTGCTGAATGACGCGGTGAAAAAAGGCGGAGCCATGGCATCCTCCCATGTGGGAGGGTTGAGTGGAGCCTTTATTCCTGTCTCCGAGGATGCGGGCATGATTGAAGCTGTGGAAGTCGGTGCTTTAAGCATCGAAAAGCTGGAGGCCATGACCTGTGTTTGCTCCGTGGGATTGGATATGATAGCCATCCCCGGAGATGTGGAGGCGGAAACCATCGCCGGAATTATTGCCGACGAAGCAGCTATCGGTATGATTAATAAGAAGACAACCGCTGTACGGGTGATACCGGCCATCGGTAAAAAAGTCGGGGATCGTGTAGAGTTTGGCGGACTGCTGGGAAGCGCTCCGGTAATCAAAGTGAACCCCTTCTCCTCCCGTGAATTTATCCGTCGGGGTGGTAGAATTCCGGCACCTATTACCAGTCTGTCTAATTAA
- a CDS encoding cupin domain-containing protein, which produces MTQIMKNIEFSQVLDLKELITYQQGQVVSRTLAQTPIVSITLFSLDEGEGISTHTTSGDAMVQILDGEAEITIGDKVLTVKEGETLIMPSDVPHGLEARKRFKMLLTVIKY; this is translated from the coding sequence ATGACACAAATCATGAAAAATATTGAGTTTTCCCAAGTTCTTGACCTGAAAGAGTTGATTACCTACCAACAAGGACAAGTGGTAAGCCGCACTCTTGCTCAGACGCCTATCGTCAGCATTACCCTATTTTCTCTGGACGAGGGAGAAGGAATCAGTACTCATACCACTTCAGGAGATGCCATGGTGCAAATACTGGATGGAGAAGCAGAGATCACTATAGGGGATAAGGTATTGACCGTAAAAGAAGGAGAGACCCTCATCATGCCCTCCGATGTTCCCCACGGCTTAGAAGCCAGGAAACGCTTCAAAATGCTTTTAACGGTAATTAAGTATTAA
- a CDS encoding fumarylacetoacetate hydrolase family protein, which produces MSIKNIYCVGRNYFLHAQELNNAVPTSPMIFTKPSHAFTEAKGQILKMPTGKGSVHYEAELVIHLAKDYEPSLKVDEIIDQMAIGVDFTLREVQDELKKKGYPWLPAKGFPHSALVSPWIPFAGIEAIGNHDFTLERNGREVQRGNIKDMIFPIPILIEFIGKEFGLGAGDIIFTGTPAGVGAVQEGDHLVMNWKENKVGECFIGS; this is translated from the coding sequence ATGTCGATTAAGAATATCTATTGTGTGGGGCGTAATTACTTTTTACATGCTCAAGAGCTTAATAATGCAGTTCCCACATCGCCTATGATCTTTACGAAACCTTCTCATGCTTTTACAGAAGCGAAAGGGCAGATTTTAAAAATGCCGACAGGTAAGGGCTCAGTTCATTATGAAGCGGAGCTTGTCATTCACCTTGCAAAAGACTATGAACCGAGTCTGAAGGTGGATGAGATCATCGATCAAATGGCTATTGGTGTGGATTTTACTTTGCGGGAGGTACAAGATGAACTGAAGAAGAAAGGGTATCCTTGGTTGCCGGCAAAGGGTTTCCCCCATTCAGCCTTAGTTTCTCCCTGGATTCCTTTTGCGGGTATTGAAGCCATCGGGAATCATGACTTCACTCTGGAACGGAACGGTCGCGAGGTCCAACGGGGAAATATTAAGGATATGATTTTTCCTATCCCGATCCTGATTGAATTCATTGGCAAGGAATTTGGACTGGGTGCCGGAGATATCATCTTCACCGGAACTCCAGCGGGTGTGGGGGCAGTTCAAGAAGGGGATCATCTCGTGATGAACTGGAAAGAAAATAAAGTGGGCGAATGCTTCATCGGGAGTTAA
- a CDS encoding hydratase — translation MLRLIENGIYLIQGKRALEVKDTNVLWDLNGEPVQPEQLPGETLPDRESARKNTMAYQILSRHNTSETMDNLKIRFDALTSHDITYVGIVQTARASGLKEFPIPYVLTNCHNSLSAVGGTINEDDHVFGLSAAQKYGGIFVPAHQAVIHQYMREMMTGCGSMILGSDSHTRYGAFGTMGVGEGGPELVKQLLSKTYDVKYPGVVAIYLEGKPHPGVGPQDVALAIIGAVFKNGFVKNKVMEFVGPGIENLSVDFRSGIDVMTTETTCLSSIWVTDDKVKKYFDIHGRSEAYAKLEPGEVAYYDGMVVVDLSKIVPMIAMPFHPSNTFTIAELNQNPYDILKHVEEEERRQLDNPQINFNLTDRIVNGRLHVDQAIVAGCAGGSFENIMDVAAILDSQSVGNDYLSFSVYPSSQPIYYELIKRGAIGKLMQAGTLIKTAFCGPCFGAGDVPANGQFSIRHTTRNFPNREGSKPGELQISSVALMDARSIAATVIRGGQLTPATEIDFTPAETDYEFNADIYAKRVYQGFGDPRPESELKFGPNIADWPEMIALPENILLKFAAVIHDPVTTTDELIPSGETSSYRSNPLRLAEFTLSRKEPQYVERAKGVQALEKERQSLVAGEKDLPNLSDGLRGLGEQILQAAPSYTNLEEALASTGIGTVIYAVKPGDGSAREQAASCQKVLGGWANIAQEYATKRYRSNLINWGMLPFTWDNDPEITFHVDDVLFVPGIRQSIINEAGTVTGQLYTAQGVKEVKLQLNPLTQDEREIILKGSLINYYATN, via the coding sequence ATGCTACGTCTAATTGAAAATGGAATATACCTTATTCAAGGAAAAAGAGCCTTAGAGGTAAAAGATACAAATGTCCTGTGGGATCTCAATGGGGAGCCGGTTCAGCCGGAACAGCTTCCTGGCGAGACATTGCCGGATCGTGAGAGCGCCCGCAAAAATACCATGGCCTATCAAATTCTCTCCCGGCATAATACTTCCGAGACGATGGATAATTTGAAGATTCGCTTTGATGCCTTAACCTCCCATGACATCACCTATGTGGGGATTGTGCAAACAGCACGGGCCAGCGGCTTAAAGGAGTTTCCGATTCCCTATGTGCTGACCAACTGCCATAACAGTTTGTCGGCAGTAGGGGGAACCATCAATGAAGATGATCATGTCTTCGGTTTGTCTGCGGCTCAAAAGTATGGCGGTATCTTTGTTCCAGCCCATCAAGCGGTTATCCATCAATATATGAGGGAGATGATGACGGGCTGCGGCAGCATGATTCTGGGATCGGACAGTCATACCCGTTACGGCGCTTTTGGCACCATGGGAGTAGGTGAAGGTGGGCCGGAGCTGGTAAAGCAGCTTCTGAGCAAAACCTATGATGTGAAATATCCCGGAGTTGTGGCTATCTACCTGGAAGGCAAGCCTCACCCCGGCGTAGGCCCCCAAGACGTGGCCTTGGCGATTATTGGAGCAGTCTTTAAGAATGGCTTTGTTAAAAATAAGGTCATGGAATTTGTGGGACCCGGCATTGAGAATCTATCCGTGGATTTCCGCAGCGGAATTGATGTGATGACCACAGAAACCACTTGCTTAAGCTCTATTTGGGTCACCGATGATAAAGTGAAGAAGTATTTTGATATCCATGGCCGCAGTGAAGCTTATGCTAAGCTGGAGCCGGGAGAAGTGGCCTATTATGACGGCATGGTGGTGGTGGACTTAAGCAAAATTGTCCCCATGATTGCAATGCCTTTCCATCCCAGCAATACCTTTACTATTGCAGAGCTCAATCAGAACCCTTACGATATCCTCAAACATGTGGAAGAAGAGGAAAGAAGGCAGCTGGATAATCCACAGATTAATTTCAATCTGACGGATCGGATCGTCAATGGCCGCCTCCATGTGGATCAAGCCATCGTGGCAGGCTGTGCCGGCGGAAGTTTTGAAAATATCATGGATGTAGCCGCTATTCTTGACAGCCAATCTGTAGGGAACGACTACCTATCCTTTAGTGTGTACCCTTCCAGCCAGCCCATTTATTACGAACTCATTAAGCGCGGTGCTATCGGTAAGCTGATGCAGGCAGGAACACTGATTAAGACAGCCTTCTGCGGTCCCTGCTTTGGGGCCGGGGATGTACCTGCCAATGGCCAATTCAGCATTCGTCATACCACAAGGAACTTCCCCAACCGGGAAGGCTCTAAGCCCGGTGAACTGCAAATATCTTCAGTGGCCCTGATGGACGCTCGTTCTATTGCCGCCACAGTAATCCGTGGTGGACAACTGACTCCGGCTACTGAGATTGACTTTACACCAGCAGAAACTGATTATGAATTTAATGCTGATATCTATGCCAAGAGAGTGTATCAAGGATTCGGCGACCCTAGACCTGAGTCCGAATTGAAGTTCGGTCCCAATATTGCCGACTGGCCGGAAATGATTGCCTTGCCCGAGAATATTCTCTTAAAATTTGCGGCCGTTATTCACGATCCTGTCACCACCACAGATGAGTTGATTCCTTCGGGAGAAACCTCCTCTTACCGGTCCAACCCTCTGAGACTTGCGGAATTTACCCTTTCCCGAAAAGAACCTCAGTATGTAGAACGTGCCAAAGGGGTTCAAGCCTTAGAGAAAGAACGCCAAAGCCTGGTAGCCGGTGAAAAGGACTTACCGAACCTGAGCGATGGCTTGCGTGGATTGGGAGAACAAATCCTCCAGGCAGCACCTTCTTATACCAATCTGGAGGAGGCTCTGGCCAGCACCGGGATAGGGACTGTAATCTACGCCGTGAAACCTGGGGATGGCTCCGCGCGGGAGCAGGCTGCATCCTGTCAGAAGGTCCTGGGAGGATGGGCCAATATCGCCCAAGAGTACGCCACCAAGCGTTATCGGAGCAACCTGATCAACTGGGGAATGCTGCCCTTTACCTGGGATAATGACCCTGAGATCACCTTCCACGTGGATGATGTTCTTTTTGTCCCGGGAATTCGGCAGAGCATTATCAATGAAGCAGGCACCGTTACGGGGCAATTGTATACTGCTCAGGGGGTTAAAGAGGTCAAGCTTCAGCTTAATCCTTTGACCCAGGACGAAAGAGAGATTATCCTGAAGGGAAGCTTGATTAACTACTACGCGACCAACTAA
- the pckA gene encoding phosphoenolpyruvate carboxykinase (ATP), with product MDQIIHHNLEVSELVDMALKRGEGTLASSGAFRVSTGKYTGRSPLDKFIVDEPSVHDRIDWGSVNRPISQEYFEKLYDEVKTYTETKKELFVFDGFAGADEEYRLPIRVINEFAWQNLFVHQLFIRPTQEELANHQAQFTIIAVPSFKANPEIHGTHSEAFIMCSFEKRVVLIGGTHYAGEMKKSIFSVMNYYLPLREVMPMHCSANVGKDGDVALFFGLSGTGKTTLSADPERCLIGDDEHGWSKNGIFNFEGGCYAKCISLSEEKEPQIWNAIRFGTVLENVVLSPDTQVADYDDSTLTENTRAAYPIDYIEGAVIPGVGGQPKVIVFLTADAFGVLPPISKLTKEQAMYHFLSGYTSKLAGTERGITEPQVTFSTCFGAPFLPLAPQVYAEMLGERIDTYGTRVYLVNTGWSGGTYGVGKRINLRYTRAMITAALNGTLEQAEFTADPNFGILVPDQVEGVPREVLNPRMTWQNKEAYDVNAKELAQRFRKNFEQFAQAAAEIRQAGPKV from the coding sequence ATGGATCAAATTATTCATCATAACTTAGAGGTATCAGAATTAGTTGATATGGCCCTTAAGCGTGGAGAAGGTACTCTTGCTTCCAGTGGAGCATTTCGTGTAAGTACGGGGAAATATACGGGACGTTCCCCTCTCGATAAATTTATCGTCGACGAGCCCTCAGTTCATGATCGGATTGACTGGGGCTCTGTGAATCGCCCCATTTCCCAGGAATACTTTGAAAAGCTTTATGATGAGGTTAAAACCTATACAGAAACTAAAAAAGAATTGTTTGTTTTCGATGGATTTGCCGGAGCAGATGAAGAATACCGCCTTCCCATCCGGGTCATCAATGAGTTCGCCTGGCAAAATCTCTTTGTACATCAACTCTTTATTCGTCCCACTCAAGAGGAACTGGCAAACCATCAGGCCCAGTTTACCATTATCGCAGTCCCCAGCTTTAAAGCCAATCCGGAAATCCATGGAACTCATTCCGAGGCCTTTATCATGTGTTCCTTTGAAAAAAGAGTGGTATTGATTGGGGGAACTCATTACGCCGGTGAGATGAAGAAGTCCATCTTTAGTGTCATGAATTACTATTTGCCATTAAGAGAAGTCATGCCCATGCATTGCTCAGCCAATGTCGGTAAGGATGGGGATGTCGCCCTGTTCTTTGGTTTGTCCGGAACGGGAAAGACCACTCTTTCCGCTGATCCGGAGCGCTGCTTAATCGGCGATGATGAGCATGGTTGGTCGAAGAACGGTATCTTTAATTTTGAAGGGGGCTGCTATGCAAAATGCATCAGCCTTTCCGAAGAAAAGGAGCCTCAGATTTGGAATGCTATTCGCTTCGGAACGGTCCTGGAGAATGTCGTTCTTAGTCCGGATACTCAGGTTGCCGATTATGATGATTCCACATTGACGGAAAATACACGGGCTGCCTATCCCATTGATTATATCGAAGGAGCGGTAATCCCAGGTGTAGGGGGACAGCCTAAGGTTATTGTTTTCCTCACAGCGGATGCCTTTGGGGTACTCCCTCCCATCTCCAAACTCACAAAGGAACAAGCCATGTATCATTTTTTGTCGGGATATACCTCCAAGCTGGCTGGAACTGAGCGGGGGATTACAGAGCCTCAGGTAACGTTTTCCACTTGCTTTGGTGCGCCCTTCCTGCCTTTGGCCCCTCAAGTGTATGCGGAAATGCTGGGAGAGAGAATTGATACCTATGGTACCCGGGTCTATCTGGTCAATACCGGTTGGTCCGGCGGTACTTACGGGGTGGGTAAACGTATCAATTTACGCTACACCCGGGCGATGATTACAGCCGCCCTCAACGGTACCTTAGAACAGGCTGAATTCACCGCCGATCCGAATTTTGGAATATTGGTTCCTGATCAGGTGGAAGGAGTACCCCGTGAAGTCTTAAATCCAAGAATGACTTGGCAGAATAAAGAAGCTTATGACGTTAATGCTAAGGAGCTGGCTCAGCGCTTTAGAAAAAACTTCGAGCAATTTGCTCAGGCTGCTGCAGAAATTCGCCAAGCAGGACCAAAAGTCTAA
- a CDS encoding ComEC/Rec2 family competence protein: MKGYKIGSFLLVILLAIALVGCAGLTNPNPQDSQDKKNNLKEEQNIGSPLKVSFIDVGQADAALIQIPNGKNIVIDAGKNNDGEFLIKYLEDQGIKEIHILIGTHPHEDHIGGMDKVIENFKIGQVIMPKVTHNTRTFEDVLLAVQEKGLKIKEGKAGVQLDLGLPAEGLPPVSAEILAPMSGKYEDLNNYSIVLRLVYGANAFLFTGDAEDVSEKEMLASGVNLKADVLKVGHHGSNSSTTKDFLTAVDPKHAIISVGKDNSYGHPTEKVLKRLREKGAVIYRTDQAGTITVTSDGSTLTFALTSP, encoded by the coding sequence GTGAAAGGCTATAAAATAGGGAGCTTTCTTTTGGTTATTCTGCTGGCGATAGCGCTGGTAGGCTGCGCAGGCCTCACGAATCCCAACCCTCAGGATTCCCAGGATAAAAAAAATAACCTTAAAGAAGAGCAGAATATAGGAAGTCCTTTGAAGGTAAGTTTTATTGATGTCGGTCAGGCTGATGCGGCCCTGATTCAGATTCCTAACGGCAAAAACATAGTGATCGATGCCGGAAAAAATAACGATGGGGAGTTCTTAATCAAGTATCTTGAGGATCAGGGCATCAAGGAAATCCATATACTTATTGGAACCCATCCTCATGAAGATCACATTGGCGGTATGGACAAGGTTATCGAGAATTTTAAGATCGGGCAGGTGATTATGCCCAAGGTGACCCATAATACCAGGACCTTTGAGGACGTTCTGTTGGCTGTCCAAGAGAAAGGCTTGAAGATCAAGGAAGGGAAGGCCGGAGTCCAGTTGGATTTAGGGCTGCCTGCGGAAGGCCTGCCTCCCGTATCAGCTGAAATCCTGGCCCCCATGTCCGGTAAATATGAGGATCTGAATAACTACAGTATCGTCCTGCGCTTAGTCTATGGAGCCAATGCCTTTCTTTTTACAGGAGATGCGGAAGATGTCTCGGAAAAAGAAATGCTGGCCTCGGGTGTAAACCTTAAGGCTGATGTCTTAAAAGTTGGCCATCACGGAAGTAACTCATCGACTACGAAAGATTTTCTCACTGCTGTAGATCCCAAGCATGCTATTATCTCTGTGGGGAAGGATAATAGCTACGGCCACCCGACAGAAAAGGTTCTTAAGCGGTTAAGGGAGAAGGGAGCTGTGATTTACAGAACGGACCAAGCGGGGACCATAACGGTAACATCCGATGGCTCGACACTTACATTTGCCTTAACAAGTCCATGA
- a CDS encoding DUF3006 domain-containing protein: protein MKGIIDRFEGEFAVIEQEDRVTITIPRHALPREAKEGDALVLVNGEYQIDRSETVKRRKRIEELSRELWE, encoded by the coding sequence ATGAAAGGAATTATTGATCGTTTTGAAGGTGAGTTTGCAGTGATTGAACAAGAAGATCGGGTGACAATCACTATTCCGCGTCATGCTCTCCCTAGAGAAGCGAAAGAAGGAGACGCTCTTGTTCTGGTCAATGGGGAGTATCAGATTGACCGTTCTGAAACGGTGAAGCGGAGAAAAAGAATTGAAGAATTAAGTCGAGAATTGTGGGAATAG
- a CDS encoding M23 family metallopeptidase: MQPVKINVDPKSWVKTLNKLPWKSPKMIGGALAALLVLGGGGYYLNTTAPAAYVVVNGETVGIVESVGSGEELLEQILEEEGEAFGEAAQIHDHIEFNTARIDNGYTPLTKEELKGKLSFFIEAVELQIAGHSMFTLANQKEADELLKAYQEMYVKEDENNKLSSVAFEEEIKTQDVEALPEEITTVEKALEVLKQGNVQKEEYVVEENDSWWLIARKNDLKTVEVLAANPGATLDTIIKPGEKINIEKVSPYLTVVFEGTSIVTETIPFDVETKIDSKLASGTSKVTKAGSDGEKVVTYSYVQKNDKVVTKAVVDEKVTKEAVNQVVTKGPQRVQVASASRGSGLVPGLVRPYGGYVSSYYGYRGSEFHTGIDYAGSTGDPFVAAAAGTVIFAGRQGNYGNSILVDHGNGIQTRYAHASKLLVNVGQSVSQGETIGLVGSTGRSTGSHLHFEIIVNGDTVNPANYVR; this comes from the coding sequence ATGCAGCCTGTGAAAATCAACGTAGATCCAAAATCTTGGGTTAAAACCTTAAATAAATTACCATGGAAGTCTCCCAAAATGATTGGGGGAGCCTTAGCGGCACTGCTGGTGCTGGGAGGCGGTGGGTATTATCTTAATACCACAGCTCCTGCGGCCTATGTGGTCGTAAATGGTGAAACGGTAGGTATTGTGGAAAGCGTCGGCAGCGGGGAAGAGCTGCTGGAACAGATCCTTGAAGAAGAAGGAGAGGCTTTCGGAGAAGCCGCCCAGATTCATGATCACATCGAATTTAACACGGCACGAATTGATAATGGGTACACTCCTTTAACCAAAGAAGAGCTTAAAGGTAAGCTGTCCTTCTTTATTGAAGCGGTGGAATTGCAAATCGCAGGCCATTCCATGTTTACCTTAGCAAACCAAAAGGAAGCAGATGAGCTTTTAAAAGCCTACCAGGAAATGTACGTCAAAGAAGATGAGAACAATAAACTGAGTTCGGTGGCTTTTGAGGAAGAGATCAAAACTCAAGATGTGGAAGCCTTGCCCGAGGAGATCACCACTGTGGAAAAGGCCTTGGAAGTGCTGAAACAGGGTAATGTGCAAAAAGAAGAATATGTGGTGGAAGAGAACGATTCCTGGTGGCTGATTGCCCGTAAGAATGACCTGAAAACAGTGGAGGTTCTTGCTGCTAACCCGGGAGCGACCCTCGATACCATTATTAAACCCGGAGAAAAGATCAATATTGAGAAGGTTAGCCCTTATCTTACTGTTGTTTTTGAGGGAACCAGTATTGTCACAGAAACCATACCTTTCGATGTAGAGACTAAGATTGACAGTAAATTAGCCAGTGGTACATCAAAAGTTACGAAAGCCGGCTCCGACGGGGAAAAGGTTGTTACATATTCGTATGTGCAGAAAAACGATAAAGTGGTCACCAAGGCCGTTGTGGACGAGAAGGTGACTAAAGAAGCGGTGAATCAAGTGGTGACTAAGGGACCCCAGCGAGTGCAGGTGGCCAGCGCTTCCCGGGGTAGCGGTTTAGTGCCGGGCTTAGTAAGACCCTACGGAGGATATGTCAGTTCCTATTATGGATATCGTGGCAGCGAATTTCATACAGGAATAGATTATGCGGGATCCACCGGTGACCCCTTTGTGGCGGCAGCTGCCGGGACGGTCATTTTCGCAGGAAGGCAAGGGAACTATGGAAACAGCATTTTGGTTGACCATGGCAATGGGATTCAAACCCGTTATGCTCATGCTTCCAAATTACTGGTTAATGTCGGACAATCTGTTTCTCAAGGTGAAACCATTGGCTTGGTCGGTTCCACAGGTCGTTCCACAGGATCTCACCTTCATTTTGAAATCATCGTCAATGGAGATACCGTAAATCCCGCAAATTACGTAAGATAA